The genome window CGCGCCGGAGAGCGCCAACAACGCCAAGCAGGGCGGCGCGCTGGTGCCCACGCTGGCCTTCGGCATCCCCGGCAGCGCCTCCATGGCGCTGCTGATCGGCGCCTTCATGATCCACGGCCTGCAACCGGGCCCCTCCATGCTCAACGAGCACCTGGATCTCACCTACTCCATCGTGTGGAGCACGGCCATCGCCAACGTCATGGCCACGGTCATCGCGCTGTGCTTCACCAACCAGCTCGCCAAGATCTCGTCCGTGCGGATCAACATCCTGGCGCCCTTGGTGACGGTGGTGGTGTTCCTGGCCGCCTACCAGGCCACCGCCAGCATCTTCGACCTGGTGACGGTGCTGATCTTCGGGCTGCTGGGTTGGATCATGAAGCGGTGTGGCTGGCCCCGGCCGCCGCTGCTGCTGGGATTCCTGCTGGGCGGGCTGATCGAGCGGTATCTCTTCATCTCGGTCCGCGCCTACGGCGCCTCGTTCCTCATCCGGCCGCTGGTGCTGGTGGTCCTGGCCGTTACCATCGCCACCATCTACTACAGCGTCAAGCAGGAACGGAAAGTCCGGCAGCTCACCGGCGGCACGAGAGAGGGAGAGTAGCCATGCGCGTCACACCGTCGCTCCTGTTCACCCTGTTCGTCGCCGTGGTCGCCGCCGGCATGGTTGTCACCTCCAGGGACTGGCCGCTGGGCACTGGTCTGTTTCCCCGCTCCGTCGGCATCCCGGTGCTGGTGATGGCGATGATCCAACTGATCATGGACGCCTACCGCACCCTCCATACAACCGCCGGCCAGGAGCGGGAAACCGGCGACCTGCAGGTGGACTGGACCATGTCCGCGGTCGAGGTGGCGGCCCGTGGCCTGACCTTCGCCGGATGGCTCCTGGGCATGTTCTTCGGCATCCTGCTGCTCGGCTTCTTCATCACCGTGCCGGTATTCACATTCCTGTACCTCAGGTACCAGGCCAAGGAAGGCTGGTCGATGACCCTGTGGCTCACCGCCGCCATGCTCGTGTTCTTCGTCGGCGTGTTCGACCAGATCCTGCACATCCACTGGCTTGAGCCGGTCATCTCCGGTCCCGAGAATCTCCTCAAGAGCCTGATGCCCTGGCTGGGGTGACGCCGGGGGCCCCGCCCCACCTGGATTCCCGCGTGCGCGGGAATGACGGATGCGAGGTGTCGGCGCCGTCGCGGCCCGTGAAAACAAGAAGGGCGCCGGGGAATGTCCCCCGGCGCCCTTCCTGCAACACGGTGCAATGGGACTCGTAGCTACTACTTACCCCCCTTGGGGTTGAAGATCTGCGCCACGATGGCCTTGTCCTCCGGCGAGGCGGCTATCGATTCCTTCCACATCCTCTGAAGATCCACGCCCTTCGTGGGGTTGACGGGCCGCTTGAGCTTCTTGGCCTCGGCCAGGAACTTCGGATCCTTCATGGTCGCATCGAAGGCGTTGCGCACGAGTGCCACGCGGTCCGCCGGCACTCCCGGCGGCATCGTGTAGGGACGCCCGTAGCGCGAGAGCAGGAACGTGGCCCGCACGAGATTCTTCTGCTTCTCGGTCTTTGCCATTTCCTCGAGCAAGGGCGCGTCGGGGAACTCGGGGGCTTTCTTCCCTTCCACCGTACCGGTCTGGGCGAGCATGACGAGTTCTCCGGCCTTCCACATGTCGCCGAGCTGATCCAGGAACGACGAGGTCACGTTGCCGGAGGTGTCCACCTCGCCCTGCCGCAGCGCCAGGCTGTACTGGCGCGCGCCCGGATAGCCGAACACGTACTCGAAGAGCTTCTTGCCGCGCAGCTTCTCAAGGATGTTCCCCATCACGAACCCGCCCGACTGGTTGCCGCTGATGCCGACCCGGGCCAGCTTGCCCGACTGCTCGATCTCATCCAGCGACTTGAACCGGTCCTTCCGGCTGTAGAACAGGCCGTTCTCGATGACGATGACGCCGATGGCGTTCATCTTGTTGAAGTCGAACTGGCCGCCGCGCTTCTTGTCACCCACCACCTGCCAATTCCACACACCCCAGTTGATCTGCTCCATGACGGTGCCGTCGCGCCGCGCCTTGTTGTAGAGATAGCTCGCCGCACGGA of Deltaproteobacteria bacterium contains these proteins:
- a CDS encoding tripartite tricarboxylate transporter permease, producing APESANNAKQGGALVPTLAFGIPGSASMALLIGAFMIHGLQPGPSMLNEHLDLTYSIVWSTAIANVMATVIALCFTNQLAKISSVRINILAPLVTVVVFLAAYQATASIFDLVTVLIFGLLGWIMKRCGWPRPPLLLGFLLGGLIERYLFISVRAYGASFLIRPLVLVVLAVTIATIYYSVKQERKVRQLTGGTREGE
- a CDS encoding tripartite tricarboxylate transporter TctB family protein, with the protein product MRVTPSLLFTLFVAVVAAGMVVTSRDWPLGTGLFPRSVGIPVLVMAMIQLIMDAYRTLHTTAGQERETGDLQVDWTMSAVEVAARGLTFAGWLLGMFFGILLLGFFITVPVFTFLYLRYQAKEGWSMTLWLTAAMLVFFVGVFDQILHIHWLEPVISGPENLLKSLMPWLG